The genomic region TCCCCGATTCCGCCTCGGCCAAGGCCGCGTTGCTGTCGGGTGGCGTGGACCTGCTGCCGGATGTCACGGCGATGGACGCTGCGCAACTCAAGCAGGTGAAGAATCTGCAGGTCCAGGTCAGCCCTATCATGACCATCAGCGGCCTGCTTTTCCAGACCCGCGACCCGTTGCTCAAGGATGTGCGCATCCGCCGTGCGGTGGCGTTATCCCTGGATTACTCGCAGATGGTCGCGGCGTTGTCCGACGGCTTGTCGGTGGCCAACAACTCAATCATTCCCACTGCGAGTCCGTACTACGACAGCACCGCGCACCAGGGTTATACCTACAACCTCGACGAGGCCCGGCGCCTGTTGAAGGAGGCCGGCTACCGCGGTGAAAAAATCCGCATGCTGGTCAACAAACGCTACCCGCAGATGTTCGACATGGGTTTGCTCAGCCAGGCCATGACCCAGGCGGCAGGGCTGAACATCGAGATGGAAACCCTGGAGTGGGGCACACAGTTGGAGCGTTACCAGACCGGTAGCTACCAGATGATGTCGTTCTCCTATTCGGGACGTTTCGATGCGGCGCAAAGCTACGAATCGGTGATCGGCGACAAGGACAAGGAACCGCGCAAAGTCTGGGACAACCCCGAGGCCCTGGCGATCCTGCGTGAGGTCCAGCGCGAAGTGGATCCCGCCAAGCGCCGGCCCCTGTTCGACCAACTGCACACGCTGATGCTCAAGGATGTACCGATGGTGGTGATCTACAACGGCACTGCCATCGGCGCCATGGGTAAGCGTGTCGAGGGTTATCGTTCCTGGCCTGTTGCCAAGCCGCGCCTGTGGGGCGTGAAGCTGGCCGACACTTCCAAGTAAGGCGTAGCGATATGTTTCGATTCATCTCACACAGGCTCGGCATGGCGGTGCCGACCCTGTTGCTGATCTCGGTGATTGTGTTTGCCTTGATCCGCCTGATCCCCGGCGACCCGGCCTTGCTGATGCTCGGCGACATGGCCGACCCGCAAAGCCTGGCCGATATGCGCAGCAGCCTGGGGCTGGACCACTCGGTGGTGACCCAGTACCTGATCTGGATAAAGTCGGTGCTTAGTGGCGACCTCGGGGCGTCCATCAGCAGCCGCCAGCCGGTTTTGGATTTGCTGGTGGAGCGCTTCAGCGTCAGCGCCACGGTGGTGCTGGTGGCGGTGCTGTTGGCAACCCTGCTGGCAACCCTGCTGGCGGTGCCGGTGGGTCTGCTCGCGGCCTGGAAGCAAAACAGCGCGATGGACCTGGGTCTGGTGATGACGGCGACGCTGTTGCTGTCGGTGCCGAGCTTCTGGTTGGGCTTGTTGCTGCTCTACGTGTTCGGTATCCAGCTGGGCTGGCTGCCGGTGATCGGCTACGTCGGCTTTGGCAGCGATCCGATGAAAGCGCTGACTTATGTGGTGCTGCCAATCGTGACCCTGACCCTGGTTGAGTTCGGCGCCATCGCCCGAATGGCACGGGCCAGCACCATTGAAGTGTTGCGCCTGGAATATATCGCCCATGCCCGGGCCAAGGGCTTGTCGGAGGGCGCGGTGCTGTGGAAACACGCCCTGCGCAATGCCTTCGCACCGACCTGGACCCTGATCGGCCTGATCCTCGGCAACCTGCTCGGCGGCATTGCGGTGCTGGAAACCGTGTTCACCTTGCCCGGTATCGGCCGGCTGATGGTCGACGCGATCTTCTCCCGCGACTACCCGGTGTTGCAGGGCTGTCTGTTGCTGATCACCTGCATCTATGTGTTGGTCAACCTGTTGGTGGATCTGCTGTATCCGCTGTTCGATCCAAGGGTGAAGCTATGAACTTGAAGACGCCTGCCTTGCCCGGCGTAGCGGCGATCCCGCCGCGTCGACGCCGACGCTACCCGCCGCTGAATGCGCTGATTGGCGGCGGCTTGCTCGCAGCCCTGGTGTTGTTGGCCTTGCTCGGCGTGGTGTGGACGCCATACGACCCGCTCAAGCTCGACCTGCTCTTGCGCCTGCACGCACCGAATGCCGTGCACTGGCTGGGCACCGATGAATTTGGCCGGGATGTGTTCAGCCGCTTGATCATCGGTGCGCGCACCAGCCTGTGGATCAGCCTGCTGTCGGTGAGTGTGGCGGTGGTCTGCGGCACGCTGATCGGCATGCTCGCCGGTTACCTGCGCGGCTGGACCGACCGCATCCTGATGATGCTCAACGATGCGCTGCTCGCGTTCCCCGGCATCCTCATGGCCCTGGGCATCATGGCGATTGTCGGGGCCAGCCAGTACGGCATCGTGCTCGCCCTGGGCATTGCCTACACGCCTTCGGTGGTGCGGGTGGTGCGCGGCAGTGTGCTGTCATTGCGTGAGCTGGAGTTTATCGAGGCCTCGCGGGTGATCGGCAACTCCGAGCTGTACACCATGTTCCGCCACATCACGCCCAACTGCCTCGCGCCGTTGTGTGTGCTGGCCACCAGCATGTTCGGCTGGGCGTTGCTCTCGGAGAGCGCGCTGAGCTTCCTCGGCCTTGGCGTGCCACCACCGGCCGCGACCTGGGGCAGCATGCTCTCGGCGAGCCGCACCTATATCTCGAACGCGCCGTGGCTGGGGATCTTCCCGGGCATCTTTATCAGCCTGACGTTGCTTGCTATCAATCTGTTCGGCGATGCCTTGCGTGATCGTCTCGACCCGCGCATGAGGAAATGAGCATGAGCGTACCCGCGCCTTTGTTGGCCGTTGAAAATCTACAGATTCGCGTCGGCGTGGACGGTCCGCTGGCCGTCGATGACTTCAGCTTCACCATGGCCCCCGGCGAGATCGTCGCACTGGTGGGCGAGTCGGGCAGCGGCAAGACCATGGCCGCGCGCGCTGCCATTGGCTTGCTGCCAGCACCGATGCAGGTGTGCGGTGGGCGCATCATCTTTCAGGGCCAGGCCCTGGACAGCAGCAATGCCAAGGCCATGCGTGAAGTGCGTGGCGCACGGATCGGCATGGTGTTCCAGGAGCCGATGGTCTCGCTCAACCCCGCGCTGAGCATCGGCCGGCAGATGAGCGAGGCACTCAAACTGCATACCACGCTGGATGCGGTGACGATCCGTGAGCGCTGCATCGCCATGCTGCAACGCATCGGCATCAAGGACGCCGAAAAGTGCCTGGTGTCCTACCCGCACCAATTCTCCGGTGGCATGCGCCAACGCATCATGCTGGCCTCGGTGATGCTGCTGCGCCCGGCGCTGCTGATTGCCGACGAACCCACCACGGCCCTGGATTGCCTGGCGCAACTGGATGTGATCGAGTTGATGCTGGAACTGACTCGCGAGCAGGGCACCGCGATTCTGTTTATCAGCCACGACCTGTCCCTGGTGGCGCGTTATGCCCACAAAGTGGTGGTGATGCGCTCGGGCAAGGCGGTAGAGCAGGGCCGTATCGAAGACATCCTCTTTGCGCCCAAGGCCGAATACACCCGGCAATTGCTCGAAGCGCTGCCACGGCGCGGGGAACTGGTGCCAGTGCCGGCGGCCGACAGCGCGTTGTTGCAGGTCCGGGATGTGTGTATCGAACACCCGGGGCCGCGCAGCTTCTGGGGGCGCAGCGTGCCCAAGCGCGTGGTGCACTCGGTGAGCCTGAGTATCGCGCCGGGCGAGACCCTGGCCCTGGTTGGTGGCAGCGGTTCGGGCAAGACTACCCTCGGGCGTGCGGTCGTCGGCTTGGTCAACCCCTGTGCCGGGGCGATCCTGTTCCAAGGCGTGGATATCCTCAAAGCCGCCAACCGGGCACATCGCCTGCAATGCCAGATGATCTTCCAGGACCCGTATTCGTCCCTCGACCCGCGCATGACTGTCGGCCAGATCCTCGCCGAACCGCTGCGCCATGAACCCGCCCTGACGGCTGCGCAAAAGCGCCAGCGGGTCACCGACACCCTGGTCGACGTGGGCCTGCCCGAACAGTTTCGCGAGCGTTTTGCCCATCAACTCTCCGGTGGTCAGCGCCAGCGCGTGGCGATTGGCCGGGCGTTGGTGCGCCGGCCCAAGCTGGTGATTGCCGACGAGCCGATTTCGGCGCTGGACATGACCATCCAGAAGCAGATCCTCGAACTGTTCGAGCGCTTGCAACGCCAATACGGCTTTGCCTGCCTGTTCATTTCCCACGATCTCTCAGCGGTGGAACGCATCGCCCACCGTGTGGCGGTGATGAACCAGGGCGAGGTGGTCGAAATGGGCCCGCGTGACACGATTTTCGACGCTCCACAACACCCTTACACCCGTCGGCTACTCGCCGCGGCCAGCCCCTTGGAGAAACGTGCGGACGGCAGCTACCGCCTCCGTGCCAGCGTGATTTAGGTACTGCTGCACCCCAGGCCACGGCATTAAACCCAGCCCTTCGCAAATCGACGATTTGCGAAGCGGGCGAAGCCATGGCCGAAGAAAACAAAAACAACCCCACTCAACCTGTCTGCCAGGAACCTACACATGAATAACCGCATCAACAAAGTTGTCGCTAGTGCCAGCGTCATGGGCGCCGGTTTCATGCCCTTGTTTGCCCAGGCCGGCTTCGTCGCCGACAGCAAAGCGGCGCTGGAGTTGAAGAACTACTACTTCAACCGCGACTACCGCGAGTCCAGCGGGCAGAACAAACGTGCCGAATGGGCGCAGGGTTTTATCCTCAAACTCGAGTCGGGCTTTACCGACGGTACCGTGGGTTTTGGCCTGGACGCGGTGGGTATGTTGGGCATCAAGCTCGATTCGAGCCCGGACAACTCCGGCACCGGGCTGCTGGCACGTTCCAGCATGGCCGAGCCAGGCTCCCCCAGCTACGCCCGCCGCGCCCATGACAACTACTCAAAACTGGGCCTCACCGGCAAGGCGCGCCTGGCCAAAAGCGAGTTGCGCGTGGGTTACATGGTGCCTGACCTGCCGACGCTGCAGCCGAACCTGAGCCGCCTGTTCCCGCAGAGTTTCAGCGGTACCGCAGTGACCTCCAAGGACATCGACAAGCTGACACTGACCGCCGGCCAACTGGACCAGGTCAAGCAGCGCGACTCAACCCACTACGAGGATATGGGGCTTACCAGCCAGTACGGCGCCTACAAAAGCAGCGCCAAGAGCGATGAGTTCCGCTACGCCGGCGGCGAGTACGCACTCACGCCGACGACCTTTGTGACCTACCAGTTCGGGCAACTGGAAAGCCTGTACCAACAGCATTACCTGGGCTTGAAAAACAGCTTTAAGTTGGGCCCGGGCACGTTCAAGACCGATATCCGCTATTTCAGCGCCAGTGAAGACGCTGCAGGCCTGGCCGGCAAGGTGGATAACCGGGCGTTGAGTACGCGCATCGGCTATGGCCTCTACGGCCACAACCTCAGCGGCGGTTACCAGGAACAGTACGGCTCGACGCCGTTCACCTATGTGGACGGCACCAACACCTACCTGTTCACCGAGTATCAACTGGCCAACTTCTCCCAAACCGGCGAGCGCGTGTGGCATGCCCGCTATGACTATGACTTCG from Pseudomonas synxantha harbors:
- a CDS encoding ABC transporter permease, whose amino-acid sequence is MNLKTPALPGVAAIPPRRRRRYPPLNALIGGGLLAALVLLALLGVVWTPYDPLKLDLLLRLHAPNAVHWLGTDEFGRDVFSRLIIGARTSLWISLLSVSVAVVCGTLIGMLAGYLRGWTDRILMMLNDALLAFPGILMALGIMAIVGASQYGIVLALGIAYTPSVVRVVRGSVLSLRELEFIEASRVIGNSELYTMFRHITPNCLAPLCVLATSMFGWALLSESALSFLGLGVPPPAATWGSMLSASRTYISNAPWLGIFPGIFISLTLLAINLFGDALRDRLDPRMRK
- a CDS encoding OprD family porin — protein: MNNRINKVVASASVMGAGFMPLFAQAGFVADSKAALELKNYYFNRDYRESSGQNKRAEWAQGFILKLESGFTDGTVGFGLDAVGMLGIKLDSSPDNSGTGLLARSSMAEPGSPSYARRAHDNYSKLGLTGKARLAKSELRVGYMVPDLPTLQPNLSRLFPQSFSGTAVTSKDIDKLTLTAGQLDQVKQRDSTHYEDMGLTSQYGAYKSSAKSDEFRYAGGEYALTPTTFVTYQFGQLESLYQQHYLGLKNSFKLGPGTFKTDIRYFSASEDAAGLAGKVDNRALSTRIGYGLYGHNLSGGYQEQYGSTPFTYVDGTNTYLFTEYQLANFSQTGERVWHARYDYDFASLGIPGLLFSTRYAKGDNAKVIGFNGEGREWERDLSLGYVVQSGTFKDVSLRWQNASATSNFARDTNENRVILGYTVALW
- a CDS encoding ABC transporter substrate-binding protein gives rise to the protein MNNYVKTALAVALSACTFSMAVAQDKVISVGLNGDIRSTDPGVNRDDNTDAVMMHIVEGLVAYREDTSVAPMLASAVAVSPDGLRYTFTLRDGVHFQNGQLLAAKDVQWTWQRYLDPKTQWRCLAEFDGRGAAKIIDVAAPDANTVVFTLDQANGLFLAAMARPDCAGGGILHPDSLAADGSWHAPIGTGPFTLGKWQKGQYVELERFKDYSSRAEATADGYTGNKQAFVDKVRFEVIPDSASAKAALLSGGVDLLPDVTAMDAAQLKQVKNLQVQVSPIMTISGLLFQTRDPLLKDVRIRRAVALSLDYSQMVAALSDGLSVANNSIIPTASPYYDSTAHQGYTYNLDEARRLLKEAGYRGEKIRMLVNKRYPQMFDMGLLSQAMTQAAGLNIEMETLEWGTQLERYQTGSYQMMSFSYSGRFDAAQSYESVIGDKDKEPRKVWDNPEALAILREVQREVDPAKRRPLFDQLHTLMLKDVPMVVIYNGTAIGAMGKRVEGYRSWPVAKPRLWGVKLADTSK
- a CDS encoding ABC transporter ATP-binding protein, coding for MSVPAPLLAVENLQIRVGVDGPLAVDDFSFTMAPGEIVALVGESGSGKTMAARAAIGLLPAPMQVCGGRIIFQGQALDSSNAKAMREVRGARIGMVFQEPMVSLNPALSIGRQMSEALKLHTTLDAVTIRERCIAMLQRIGIKDAEKCLVSYPHQFSGGMRQRIMLASVMLLRPALLIADEPTTALDCLAQLDVIELMLELTREQGTAILFISHDLSLVARYAHKVVVMRSGKAVEQGRIEDILFAPKAEYTRQLLEALPRRGELVPVPAADSALLQVRDVCIEHPGPRSFWGRSVPKRVVHSVSLSIAPGETLALVGGSGSGKTTLGRAVVGLVNPCAGAILFQGVDILKAANRAHRLQCQMIFQDPYSSLDPRMTVGQILAEPLRHEPALTAAQKRQRVTDTLVDVGLPEQFRERFAHQLSGGQRQRVAIGRALVRRPKLVIADEPISALDMTIQKQILELFERLQRQYGFACLFISHDLSAVERIAHRVAVMNQGEVVEMGPRDTIFDAPQHPYTRRLLAAASPLEKRADGSYRLRASVI
- a CDS encoding ABC transporter permease — encoded protein: MFRFISHRLGMAVPTLLLISVIVFALIRLIPGDPALLMLGDMADPQSLADMRSSLGLDHSVVTQYLIWIKSVLSGDLGASISSRQPVLDLLVERFSVSATVVLVAVLLATLLATLLAVPVGLLAAWKQNSAMDLGLVMTATLLLSVPSFWLGLLLLYVFGIQLGWLPVIGYVGFGSDPMKALTYVVLPIVTLTLVEFGAIARMARASTIEVLRLEYIAHARAKGLSEGAVLWKHALRNAFAPTWTLIGLILGNLLGGIAVLETVFTLPGIGRLMVDAIFSRDYPVLQGCLLLITCIYVLVNLLVDLLYPLFDPRVKL